In the Verrucomicrobiia bacterium genome, AAAAAGCTAAGCCAGAGCTCGACTGGCTAACCTTTAAAAACAATGGAGCCGGAAAAGGACTACATCCTCGGCACCCACGACGAGGAAATCGAGCGCCTCGGTCTGCAGCACCGGGTCTGGCGGCCGAAGGTGCTGGACGCTTGGAAACGGGCGGGGCTTACCATAGGCCAGACGATTCTGGACACTGGCTGCGGCCCGGGATATGCCTCGCTCGATTTGGCCGAAATCACAGGCCCTTCCGGAAAAGTTTTTGCCATCGACCGCTCGCGGCGGTTTCTCGACGCATTGGAAGCCACTTCCAAACAGCGCGGGCTGAAAAACATTTCGACTTTTGAACTGGATTTGGACGACTCGGAATTGCCCGCCGTCCAAGCGGACGGCGCCTGGTGCCGCTGGGTTTTGGCGTTCGTCAAACATCCGCGCAAGCTGGTCCAGCGCATCGCCGGGGCTTTGAAACCGGGCGCCTTTTTTGTCTCCCACGAATATTTCGACTATCGCACTTGGCGGTTTGCGCCTCATTCTCCAATACACGAGGAATTTGTCCGGCTGGTGGTCAAAAGCTGGCGCGACGCGGGCGGCGAACCGGACATCGGGCTTTCCCTCCCCGGCTGGCTCTCGGAATTGGGATTCAAAATAAAAACACTGAACCCGATAATCGAAATCTTTCCCAAAACCAGCTACTGGTGGCAATGGCCAAAAGCGTTTGTGGATGTCGGCACACGCCGATTGGTGGATTTGGGACTTATCTCGCCGGAGCGCGCCCGGGCCATTGCGGAGGACTTTGCCGCCCGCGAAGCCCAGCCCGGCACGCTGATGATAACGCCGGGGGTGTTGGAGATTATTGCGGTTCGGAAGTAAATAAAAATTACGCGGGACGTTTCCCCGCCGCCACCAAATACCCGATAATCTTATAAACCAGCTTGGCCGCGATGAAATCGGAGGAAATCTGGCCGGGAAGGGGGCAAAGCTCCATTACGTCAAAGCCGACCACCCGCTTGCGCTCGGCCAAAAAACGTAAAAGTTTGAGCGTTTCATACCAGCCCACCCCTCCCGGCTCCGGCGTGCCGACCGCCGGCATAAAGGAGGGGTCAAAACCATCCAGATCAAAGGTCAAGTAGACCGTGTCGGTCAAGCGGTCTAAAATTTCGTCTATCGAGGTCTCACCGGAAATGAAACTGTAGGCGGAGACGACCGGGATTTTTTTGGCTTTGATGAACTTGGCCTCGTCTATCGAATAATTGCGGATGCCAACGCCGACCGTGGGGCAAAGCTCGGTTATCCGACGCATCACGCAGGCGTGGTTGTAAGGGGAATCTTCAAAGGAATCACGCAAATCGGCATGGGCGTCGATTTGCAAAACGGAAAGGTTTTTGTAAATCTGCTTGTAGGCCCGAACGGTGCCGAAAGTGAGGGAATGCTCCCCGCCCAGCATCGCCACCTTCTTTTTCTTGCGCGCCAAGGGCAAAACGGCCCGATAAACACGTTCCACCATCTCCTTTGGCCCCTTGGTGGTTATTTCCAAGGAGGGATGGGTGTAAATCCCCGCTTCATACGGCTCGAATCCAAGTTCGTCATCGTAGGTTTCCACTTGGCGTGAAGCGGCCAAAATGGCCGCCGGCCCCTCCCGCGTACCGGCCTTGTAGGAAGTGGTGGAATCGTAGCCGACCGGCAGGATGACGAATGGGGATTTTGGGGAGGAAAATTCCGGCGGAATCCCTAAAAAATTATTGTGATGAAAATGGAGGGCGTCAGCCAAGATGATTTCCTTTTTCAGATATGTTTTTGTAGGGGTTCAATAAATTGAACCCCGTAGGGGCGTATTGCAATACGCCCCTACTCCCCGCGCCTCATTCCGTGATGAAAATCCCGGCTGCCACGACGGTGGTCCAAAGCCCATTTTTGTCCCCCTCGGCCGACTGGGTGATGGAGCGGGTGCGCACGATTTTGCCGGAAATTTTCCAGATTTCCCGCTTTTCGTCGTACCCTTTGTTCGGGTCAAACTCCAGCCCCAAGGTGGTGGCCAGCATCTCCGCCGCCAGATCCTCGGCGTAATCGCTGGCTTTCTTTTCGGTCATCCCGTAATCATGGTGCTCGGACAAATAGCCGAACTGCCGCCGGTCCTGCGGCACGGCCAGCCCCACGGAGGAGGAAATCAGCCGGTTCGGCTCGTTGGTCGCCGCCCGGGCCATCACGCAAAAAACCACCTGCCCGTCGTACAAATAGGTCAGCCCTTCCTGCTTGCTGATGATTTTGCACTTGGGGGGGAAAATGGAGGAGACCGAAACCAGGTTGAACCGGGCGATGCCGGCCGAACGCAGCGCCAGCTCGAAGCTGGATAGCTGCTCTTTGTGCTTCCCCACCCCCTTGGTCAGAAAAATTTTTTTCGGCAGAATTACCATTTTCGCCTCCCTTTCGGTCTGTTTTTTGTCAAAGCGCCGAAAAATATAGGGAAGCGCCGCATAAATGCAATAATTTTTTGCGAAAACGGGGCGGATTTCACGCCGTTTTTGCCTCCCCCGTCGCCAAACTCACACCCAGAAGGAAAAAAAGTATCATCCGCACTTCGCGGTGCACGAGTGCGGATTCAAACGGCGTGAAGACCAGGTAGGTCGCAACGGTCACAACTCCCATCAAAAGATAGTGGGAGGCCCGGTTCTGCCGGAAATTTGTCCAAATGCGCCAAATCAGTTCCTTCCAGAATAAAAGAAAGGCCGCCAGCCCGAAAAGCCCGCAACAAACGAGCATGTTTAGAAATTCGTTATGGGCATGGCCGAAGAAGGTGGTATCCATCCCTTTTATTTTCGGGCCGTAGGCCAGCCGGAAATTCCCCGTGCCGACCCCCAGAACCGGCTGGTCCTGGAAAATTTCGTAGCTTTTCTGCCAAATCGAGGCCCGGCTTTCCGGATTGGCGGCCTGCATATCGAATCGTTGCACGATTTCGAAGCGGGAAAACAGGGCCGGATTGATCCCCCACGCGGAAAGCGTCAAAAAGGCGACACCGCCAACCAGATAAGCTTTCTTTTTTTCTGGTGAAAGCAGAAGGTAGAGAGCCAGCCCAACCGCTATAGCCAAAAGCCCGGCCCGCACGGCGCCGAAAAGCACCGCCAGATAGCAAAGAGCGGCCACGGAAAGAAAAAACTTCCCGAGCGTTTCTTTACGTCGCGGCCAGCCGAGCGCCATAAAGGTCAGAGCCGTCAAGCTGAAAAAAAGCCCAAAGACCAGCTTGACGTTAAAAAAACCGCGCGCCCGGAAGTGTTTTCCAAGCGACTCCATCGGGTCAATCATATTGAAATCCCACCCGGTAAAGGACTGTAGAATAGAATAAACGGCTACCAGCCCCGAGGAGATTCCAAGCAGCACGAATGCTTTCCGCCGAACGAGTTCATCTCTAAATCGCAGGGCGAAAAAGAAAATCCCCAAAAATACCCACTGTTTGGAGATGTAAACAAACGAATTGGAAAAGGAAAGTCCGAATATGGCGGAAAGAAACAGTACCGCAAAGAAAACCAATGTCGGAAAAACGAGAAAGGAGGCCGGAAACGGGCGCGGCAATTCAAAAAGCCAATCCAAAACCCAGCAGGAAAGCACCAAGGCAAAACCCGCCTCTGCTCCGGAAGTCCAAAAAGGAGCGAAAAAAGCAAAAAGGTAACAGCCGAAAAGCTGCCCCCACCATAAAAGTTGGCGGATGGTCCCCATTTACCGGGAAAGGGCCGCTTCCAGCGCCTCACCCCAGAAATGGAGGATGGTGATATGCATTTCCTGAATCCGCTGGGTATCGACGGAGGGAACGGCGACCCACAAGTCCGCCAGCTTTCCCAGCTTTCCGCCGTTTGTGCCGGTCAGCGCGATGACTTTCAACCGTTCTTTTCGGGCCATACGCACCGCTTCGAGCACGTTGGCCGAATTGCCGGAGGTGGAAATCGCCACCAAAACGTCACCAGTAGCACCCAGGGCCTCCACCTGGCGGGAAAAAAGCTTTTCAAATCCCAAATCGTTGCCCGTGGCGGTCAAAATAGAGCTGTCGGTGGTCAACGCGATGGCCGGGCGGGCTTTCTGCAGTTTTCTCTTGCGCAAGCGGACGACCAGCTCGGCCGCAAAATGCTGGCAGTCGGCCGCCGAGCCGCCGTTGCCGCATAGAAGGATTTTTTTGCCCGCTTTCAAGGCCGAATAAAGCAGCCGGTAAGCGGCCGCCCATTCTTCGATCCAGTCGAAGCAATGCTGCCGGAGCTCGATGGAGTCGGCCAGAATCCTGCGGGCGATTTCCTGCGGCGAGTTTTTCACTATCCCTTATGGCAGGCGGCGGCAAATTCGCTCAAAAACCGGCCTGAATCATTTTTTTCAAACTGATTTCCCGCCACGACAATCTTAGCCCCGGCACGAACCTTCGAGGCCGCCTCCTCCGGCGTTTTGATGCCTCCTCCAGCAATGACCGGAAGTGAGACGAAAGACGAAACTGCGGAAATAACCTCGTCCGGCACGGAGGTTGCCGAACCGGAGCCAGCTTCCAGATAGACCAGTTTCATCCCGAAATATTCGGCGGCCAAGGCATGCGAACAGGCGATGTCCGGCTTGTCGCGCGGAATCGGCCGGGTGTCGGAAACGTATTCAACCGATGTCGTTTTCCCCGATTCGATGAGCAAATACCCGGTCGGAATCGGCTCCAAACCGTATTTTTTGACCAAAGGCGCCCCTTTCACCTGTTCGCCGATTAAAAAATCCGGATTGCGTCCGGAAAGAAGCGACAAAAATAAAACGGCATCCGCTTTTGGCGCAATCTGGTTGGAATTGCCGGGAAAAAGAACGAGGGGGATCGAAATTTTCTGCTTGATGGCCGCCACCGCCTCGTCGAACTGGGAATTGACCAGCATGGAGGAGCCGACCAAAACAGCATCCGCTCCGGCCTTTTGGGCCACTTCCGCCTGACAAGCCAACTCGGCGGCGGCTTTTCTGTCCGGGTCCAAAAGCAAAAAGAAAAGCCCCCGTTTTTTTTTCAGTTCATTGGTGAGGTGTTGAAAGACACCCATCAGCGTGCTAAAAGCTTTTCGACCATTTTGGGCACTTCGGTCAAAACTTCGGATAGTTTGGCCTTATCCTTGCCACCTCCTTGGGCTAAATGCGGCCTGCCTCCGCCGGTTCCACCGAGTCGCACGGCCACTTCCTTGACCAAATCGGGGGCTTTCAAACTTTCCATTGTCGGTTTGGAGACCGCCGCCACCAAGGCCACATCCGATTCCAAAACCGCCGCCAGAACGCCGGCAATTTTTTCCTTGGCGTTCACAATCAAATCGGCGGAGTCCATCAACGCCTGCCGGTTTTCCACTTCCAAAGCTGTTGCTACAACCTTGATGCCGTTAACCTGCACGGCATTCTGCAAGGCCAAGGTCAATTTTTCTTTGGATTGTTCCTTTTCCAGCTCTCCCAGCCGCTTTTCCAACTGCCGATGGGTGGAAAGCAACTCTTCAACCTTCTGGGCCAGCATTTCCGCCGGCACTTTCATCTTTTCGGCAAGCAAATTCAATAGCTCCCGTTCCCCTTTGGCCAGCCGCAGAAAACCGGAACCGGTGACAGCCTCCAAACGGCGGACGCCGGAAGCGATACCGCTTTCCGAAAGGATGGAAAAAAGCCCGATTTGGCCGGTGTAAGCCACGTGCGTGCCGCCGCAAAGCTCCATT is a window encoding:
- a CDS encoding methyltransferase domain-containing protein, whose amino-acid sequence is MEPEKDYILGTHDEEIERLGLQHRVWRPKVLDAWKRAGLTIGQTILDTGCGPGYASLDLAEITGPSGKVFAIDRSRRFLDALEATSKQRGLKNISTFELDLDDSELPAVQADGAWCRWVLAFVKHPRKLVQRIAGALKPGAFFVSHEYFDYRTWRFAPHSPIHEEFVRLVVKSWRDAGGEPDIGLSLPGWLSELGFKIKTLNPIIEIFPKTSYWWQWPKAFVDVGTRRLVDLGLISPERARAIAEDFAAREAQPGTLMITPGVLEIIAVRK
- the speB gene encoding agmatinase yields the protein MADALHFHHNNFLGIPPEFSSPKSPFVILPVGYDSTTSYKAGTREGPAAILAASRQVETYDDELGFEPYEAGIYTHPSLEITTKGPKEMVERVYRAVLPLARKKKKVAMLGGEHSLTFGTVRAYKQIYKNLSVLQIDAHADLRDSFEDSPYNHACVMRRITELCPTVGVGIRNYSIDEAKFIKAKKIPVVSAYSFISGETSIDEILDRLTDTVYLTFDLDGFDPSFMPAVGTPEPGGVGWYETLKLLRFLAERKRVVGFDVMELCPLPGQISSDFIAAKLVYKIIGYLVAAGKRPA
- a CDS encoding arginine decarboxylase, pyruvoyl-dependent; its protein translation is MVILPKKIFLTKGVGKHKEQLSSFELALRSAGIARFNLVSVSSIFPPKCKIISKQEGLTYLYDGQVVFCVMARAATNEPNRLISSSVGLAVPQDRRQFGYLSEHHDYGMTEKKASDYAEDLAAEMLATTLGLEFDPNKGYDEKREIWKISGKIVRTRSITQSAEGDKNGLWTTVVAAGIFITE
- a CDS encoding O-antigen ligase family protein, with the translated sequence MGTIRQLLWWGQLFGCYLFAFFAPFWTSGAEAGFALVLSCWVLDWLFELPRPFPASFLVFPTLVFFAVLFLSAIFGLSFSNSFVYISKQWVFLGIFFFALRFRDELVRRKAFVLLGISSGLVAVYSILQSFTGWDFNMIDPMESLGKHFRARGFFNVKLVFGLFFSLTALTFMALGWPRRKETLGKFFLSVAALCYLAVLFGAVRAGLLAIAVGLALYLLLSPEKKKAYLVGGVAFLTLSAWGINPALFSRFEIVQRFDMQAANPESRASIWQKSYEIFQDQPVLGVGTGNFRLAYGPKIKGMDTTFFGHAHNEFLNMLVCCGLFGLAAFLLFWKELIWRIWTNFRQNRASHYLLMGVVTVATYLVFTPFESALVHREVRMILFFLLGVSLATGEAKTA
- a CDS encoding SIS domain-containing protein, producing the protein MEEWAAAYRLLYSALKAGKKILLCGNGGSAADCQHFAAELVVRLRKRKLQKARPAIALTTDSSILTATGNDLGFEKLFSRQVEALGATGDVLVAISTSGNSANVLEAVRMARKERLKVIALTGTNGGKLGKLADLWVAVPSVDTQRIQEMHITILHFWGEALEAALSR
- a CDS encoding geranylgeranylglyceryl/heptaprenylglyceryl phosphate synthase, which produces MGVFQHLTNELKKKRGLFFLLLDPDRKAAAELACQAEVAQKAGADAVLVGSSMLVNSQFDEAVAAIKQKISIPLVLFPGNSNQIAPKADAVLFLSLLSGRNPDFLIGEQVKGAPLVKKYGLEPIPTGYLLIESGKTTSVEYVSDTRPIPRDKPDIACSHALAAEYFGMKLVYLEAGSGSATSVPDEVISAVSSFVSLPVIAGGGIKTPEEAASKVRAGAKIVVAGNQFEKNDSGRFLSEFAAACHKG